In Sphingomonas sp. R1, a single genomic region encodes these proteins:
- a CDS encoding HpcH/HpaI aldolase/citrate lyase family protein yields MTSMALAPRTALFLPASNARAIAKARTLACDMVILDLEDAVKPEDKDAARHAAVAAMAEGFGERIAAIRINGADTAEHAADLAAIAGSAAAILVVPKVENAATAARIAAAAGKPILAMIETPAGVLAAPAIAAVPGVAGLIAGTNDLKATLEIPAGAGRAGLSLALQTVVLAARAGGGWALDGVFNALADPEGLAAECAEGRAFGFDGKTLIHPGQIAVAAQAFAPTADEILEARALLEAARGGAERFRDRMIEAMHVEQARAVLERAG; encoded by the coding sequence ATGACCAGCATGGCTCTCGCTCCCCGTACCGCCCTGTTCCTCCCAGCCTCCAATGCGCGTGCGATCGCCAAGGCCCGCACGCTTGCCTGCGACATGGTGATCCTCGACCTCGAGGACGCGGTGAAACCCGAGGACAAGGATGCCGCGCGGCATGCGGCCGTGGCGGCGATGGCCGAGGGCTTTGGCGAGCGCATCGCGGCGATCCGGATCAATGGCGCGGACACGGCCGAGCATGCGGCCGATCTCGCGGCGATCGCCGGCTCCGCGGCCGCCATCCTGGTCGTCCCCAAGGTGGAGAATGCCGCCACGGCCGCGCGCATCGCGGCGGCGGCGGGCAAGCCCATCCTCGCGATGATCGAAACGCCCGCCGGCGTCCTTGCCGCCCCGGCGATCGCGGCGGTGCCCGGGGTCGCCGGACTGATCGCCGGTACCAATGACCTCAAGGCAACGCTCGAGATCCCGGCCGGGGCGGGGCGGGCCGGTCTGTCGCTGGCATTGCAGACGGTGGTGCTGGCGGCGCGAGCCGGCGGCGGCTGGGCACTCGACGGCGTGTTCAACGCGCTGGCCGATCCCGAAGGGCTTGCAGCGGAATGCGCGGAGGGGCGAGCGTTCGGCTTCGACGGCAAGACGCTGATCCACCCCGGCCAGATCGCCGTCGCGGCGCAGGCATTCGCACCCACGGCGGATGAAATCCTCGAAGCGCGCGCATTGCTCGAGGCCGCGCGCGGCGGTGCGGAGCGCTTTCGCGACCGGATGATCGAGGCGATGCACGTCGAGCAGGCCCGCGCCGTGCTGGAGCGTGCGGGATAG
- the guaB gene encoding IMP dehydrogenase encodes MEIPLGLTFDDVLLYPGESEIVPSMADTRTFVTKNLALNIPILSSAMDTVTEADMAIVMAQLGGIGVLHRNMEVDEQCEAVRAVKRFESGMVVNPITMTPGGTLAEAQALMARHRISGIPIVEADGKLVGILTNRDVRFAENPNQLVSELMTHQNLATVKVGVAQEEARRLLHQRRIEKLLVVDDAYRCVGLITVKDIEKAVTYPHATKDAGGRLCVAAATTVGDKGFARTEALVDAEVDLIVIDTAHGHNKDVSRAVERVKKLSNRVQVIAGNIATAEAARALIDAGADGIKVGIGPGSICTTRVVAGVGVPQLTAVMDAANEAAKSGVPVIADGGIRTSGDIAKALAAGAGAAMIGSLLAGTEEAPGETFLYQGRAYKSYRGMGSVGAMAKGSADRYFQQDIKDQLKLVPEGIEGQVPYKGPARDVIHQLVGGVKASMGYVGAATLPEFQKKARFVRITNAGLKESHVHDVTITREAPNYPTR; translated from the coding sequence ATGGAAATCCCTCTCGGCCTCACGTTCGACGACGTCCTCCTCTATCCGGGCGAATCCGAAATCGTGCCGAGCATGGCGGATACGCGCACCTTCGTGACGAAGAACCTGGCACTCAACATCCCGATCCTCTCCTCGGCGATGGATACCGTCACCGAAGCCGACATGGCGATCGTGATGGCGCAGCTCGGCGGCATCGGCGTGCTCCACCGCAACATGGAAGTGGACGAGCAGTGCGAGGCGGTCCGCGCGGTCAAGCGGTTCGAAAGCGGCATGGTCGTCAACCCGATCACCATGACGCCCGGCGGCACGCTGGCCGAGGCGCAGGCGCTGATGGCCCGCCACCGGATCAGCGGCATCCCGATCGTCGAAGCGGACGGGAAGCTCGTCGGCATCCTCACCAACCGCGACGTCCGCTTCGCCGAGAACCCCAACCAGCTCGTTTCCGAACTGATGACCCACCAGAACCTCGCGACGGTGAAGGTCGGCGTGGCGCAGGAAGAGGCGCGCCGCCTCCTCCACCAGCGCCGCATCGAGAAGCTGCTGGTGGTGGACGACGCCTATCGCTGCGTCGGCCTGATCACGGTGAAGGACATCGAGAAGGCGGTCACCTATCCGCACGCCACCAAGGATGCCGGCGGGCGGCTGTGTGTCGCTGCCGCCACGACGGTGGGCGACAAAGGCTTTGCCCGCACCGAGGCACTGGTCGATGCCGAAGTCGACCTGATCGTGATCGACACCGCGCACGGCCACAACAAGGACGTCAGCCGCGCGGTCGAGCGGGTGAAGAAGCTCTCCAACCGGGTCCAGGTGATCGCCGGCAACATCGCGACGGCCGAAGCGGCACGCGCGCTGATCGATGCGGGCGCGGACGGCATCAAGGTGGGCATCGGGCCGGGCTCGATCTGCACCACCCGCGTCGTCGCCGGCGTCGGCGTGCCGCAGCTTACCGCGGTGATGGACGCCGCCAACGAAGCCGCCAAGTCGGGCGTGCCGGTGATCGCCGATGGCGGCATCCGTACCTCGGGCGACATCGCCAAGGCGCTGGCCGCCGGCGCGGGCGCGGCGATGATCGGCTCGCTGCTCGCGGGCACCGAGGAAGCGCCGGGCGAGACCTTCCTGTACCAGGGCCGTGCCTACAAGTCGTACCGCGGCATGGGCTCGGTCGGCGCGATGGCCAAGGGTTCGGCCGACCGCTATTTCCAGCAGGATATCAAGGACCAGCTCAAGCTCGTCCCCGAAGGCATCGAGGGCCAGGTCCCCTACAAGGGCCCGGCGCGCGACGTGATCCACCAGCTTGTCGGCGGCGTGAAGGCGTCGATGGGCTATGTCGGCGCGGCGACGCTGCCCGAGTTCCAGAAGAAGGCGCGCTTCGTGCGCATCACCAATGCGGGCCTTAAGGAAAGCCACGTCCACGACGTGACGATCACCCGCGAGGCGCCGAACTACCCGACGCGCTGA
- a CDS encoding sensor domain-containing diguanylate cyclase yields MVRSMAIKALLRGIAVLSALLAPWMANAVPVPRDSRLCHAVTALSAPDAVLPQLRFTCTPSATGYNHGSLWVRLDPRRYPTGGDAVTLLVHHTRFDRLSVAFRYANGTTEWQQVRSGAFEDHWRPGAQIAFTPNDRSAPLASITLRVDRLTSYQLLRLRLVSAGEADIENGLLSALIGAALTLLVAGALYNFSLALGIRRQYLAWQGAWAVVVFFWGAIWSQFGLLVAPGMAGTIAAQSCTALSVLSVLLATLSTTTALERGMVPQPLRLLALLFGFAVALIGIPATLSRSTVLEQIAPVLAVTILGNLLLVLLSLCWAIRRGSIEARDLLAAWSVPMAALALTQVVDIGSRLWGGGSQILVLFASAWQTIWLSIAASRRLARLRAERDLARAAEARASELAERDPLTAIRNRRGLIEAAQVLITAAGEDQATIGLLLIDIDRFKAINDEHGHDAGDVVLCAIAARLARWEGPRCAVARLGGEEFAMVLTHRSGAALTAFADHVRQEIAACDHSAAIGAQPVTVSVGIAEATGACDFGQLYRDADRALYAAKRGGRDRVCRIDPTADVQPPSRAMLQATAETLAQRVG; encoded by the coding sequence GTGGTACGCAGTATGGCGATCAAGGCCCTGCTCCGTGGTATCGCGGTGCTGTCGGCCCTGCTGGCTCCGTGGATGGCGAATGCGGTTCCCGTGCCACGGGATTCGCGACTGTGCCACGCGGTCACCGCGCTTTCGGCTCCCGACGCCGTTCTCCCGCAGCTCCGCTTCACCTGCACGCCGAGCGCCACCGGCTATAATCACGGCAGCCTGTGGGTGCGCCTCGATCCGCGTCGCTACCCGACGGGCGGCGACGCGGTAACGCTGCTCGTGCACCATACGCGCTTCGACCGCCTGTCGGTCGCCTTTCGCTACGCCAACGGCACGACGGAGTGGCAGCAGGTTCGCAGCGGCGCCTTCGAGGATCATTGGCGCCCCGGCGCACAAATTGCTTTCACGCCGAATGATCGCTCGGCGCCGCTCGCATCGATCACGCTGCGGGTCGACCGGCTGACCAGCTACCAGCTCCTCCGGCTTCGGCTGGTCAGTGCCGGTGAGGCGGACATCGAGAATGGCCTGCTCTCGGCGCTGATCGGCGCCGCGCTGACCCTGCTGGTCGCGGGCGCGCTCTACAATTTCTCGCTCGCCCTGGGCATCCGCCGCCAATATCTCGCCTGGCAGGGCGCCTGGGCAGTCGTCGTCTTCTTCTGGGGTGCGATCTGGTCGCAATTCGGTCTGCTGGTGGCGCCCGGCATGGCCGGGACGATCGCGGCGCAAAGCTGCACCGCGCTGTCCGTGCTGTCCGTGCTGCTGGCGACGCTCAGCACGACCACCGCCCTAGAACGCGGCATGGTGCCGCAACCGCTCCGTTTGCTCGCGCTGCTGTTCGGTTTCGCGGTGGCGCTGATCGGCATCCCGGCGACGCTGTCGCGCAGCACCGTGCTGGAGCAGATCGCGCCCGTGCTCGCCGTCACCATCCTCGGCAATCTGCTGCTGGTGCTGCTTTCCTTGTGCTGGGCCATCCGGCGCGGCAGCATCGAGGCGCGGGACCTGCTGGCGGCCTGGTCGGTGCCGATGGCGGCGCTGGCGTTGACCCAGGTCGTCGATATCGGCAGCCGGCTATGGGGCGGCGGGTCGCAGATCCTGGTGCTGTTCGCGTCGGCCTGGCAGACGATCTGGCTGTCGATTGCGGCGAGCCGCCGCCTTGCCCGCCTGCGCGCCGAACGCGATCTCGCCCGTGCCGCCGAGGCCCGTGCAAGCGAACTGGCCGAGCGCGACCCCCTTACCGCGATCCGCAACCGGCGCGGGTTGATCGAGGCCGCACAGGTGCTGATCACCGCCGCCGGCGAGGATCAGGCGACCATCGGCTTGCTGCTGATCGACATCGATCGGTTCAAGGCGATCAACGACGAGCACGGGCATGATGCCGGCGACGTCGTGCTGTGCGCCATCGCCGCCCGACTGGCGCGCTGGGAAGGGCCGCGTTGCGCCGTCGCACGCCTTGGCGGCGAGGAATTCGCGATGGTGCTCACCCATCGCAGCGGCGCAGCGCTGACCGCGTTCGCGGATCATGTACGCCAGGAAATCGCGGCGTGCGATCACAGCGCAGCCATCGGCGCGCAGCCTGTAACGGTCAGCGTCGGCATCGCCGAGGCGACCGGCGCGTGCGATTTCGGGCAGCTCTATCGGGACGCGGACCGCGCACTCTATGCCGCCAAGCGCGGCGGCCGCGATCGGGTGTGCCGGATCGATCCCACCGCCGACGTCCAGCCGCCGTCGCGCGCGATGCTGCAGGCGACGGCGGAAACCCTGGCTCAGCGCGTCGGGTAG
- a CDS encoding RsmB/NOP family class I SAM-dependent RNA methyltransferase: protein MTPSARVQMAIDVLDQIIAAARNRGAAADVILARWFAERRFAGSKDRRAIRSLVYDAIRHCGEVPQSGRAALLALAKVDPALAALFDGTRYGPAPIAEGEPVAAPGVAPAWLEAAFEASGLDAAERAALLDRAPLDLRVNRGKATVTAIAAMFEGAATLPFAPDALRLPEDTPVDRTPAYLDGLFEVQDAGSQLVSALAGAAPGMTVIDLCAGGGGKTLALTAEMDNRGTILACDVDRPRLSRLMPRAERAGISIAETLLLDPGREADRLADWRDRADLVLVDAPCSGTGTWRRNPEARWRLTPSQLDRYVDTQAHLLDVAARLVRPGGTLIHIVCSLLDVEGAGQVERFLAAQPGWSAEPLAAPAGRPRGQGLRLTPRHDTTDGFFVAKLVRQC from the coding sequence ATGACTCCCTCTGCCCGCGTGCAAATGGCCATCGATGTGCTCGACCAGATTATCGCGGCGGCGCGCAATCGCGGGGCCGCTGCCGACGTGATCCTGGCACGCTGGTTCGCGGAGCGGCGCTTTGCGGGATCGAAGGATCGCCGCGCCATCCGCTCCCTTGTCTATGACGCGATCCGGCATTGCGGCGAAGTGCCGCAGTCGGGACGGGCGGCGCTGCTTGCGTTGGCGAAGGTGGATCCGGCCCTTGCCGCGCTGTTCGACGGCACCCGTTATGGCCCGGCGCCGATCGCGGAAGGCGAGCCCGTCGCGGCGCCCGGCGTCGCGCCGGCGTGGCTAGAGGCGGCATTCGAGGCATCCGGGCTGGATGCAGCGGAGCGCGCGGCGCTGCTGGATCGCGCACCGCTGGATCTTCGGGTGAACCGAGGGAAGGCGACGGTCACCGCAATCGCGGCGATGTTCGAAGGCGCCGCCACCCTGCCGTTCGCACCCGACGCCTTGCGCCTGCCCGAAGATACGCCGGTCGATCGTACGCCGGCCTATCTTGACGGGCTGTTCGAGGTGCAGGACGCGGGCAGCCAGCTGGTGAGCGCGCTGGCGGGCGCAGCGCCGGGCATGACCGTGATCGACCTTTGTGCGGGCGGCGGGGGCAAGACGCTGGCCCTGACGGCCGAGATGGACAATCGCGGGACCATCCTTGCCTGCGATGTCGACCGTCCCCGATTGTCCCGCCTGATGCCGCGTGCCGAACGTGCCGGTATTTCCATCGCCGAGACGCTGCTGCTCGATCCGGGCCGCGAGGCGGATCGGCTTGCCGACTGGCGCGACCGCGCGGATCTCGTGCTGGTCGACGCGCCCTGCTCGGGCACGGGCACCTGGCGCCGCAACCCTGAGGCGCGCTGGCGGCTGACCCCGTCGCAGCTCGATCGCTACGTCGATACCCAGGCGCATCTGCTGGACGTGGCGGCACGGCTGGTCCGGCCGGGCGGCACGCTGATCCACATCGTCTGCTCGCTGCTCGACGTCGAAGGGGCGGGGCAGGTGGAGCGCTTCCTTGCCGCGCAGCCGGGCTGGTCGGCCGAGCCGCTGGCGGCACCGGCGGGGCGGCCGCGGGGGCAGGGGCTGCGGCTGACACCCCGCCACGACACGACCGACGGCTTTTTTGTCGCGAAGCTGGTGCGGCAATGCTAG
- a CDS encoding tetratricopeptide repeat protein, translated as MRFTTLSAAGALLVLTVSSSLSAQRPDSQLDPRSVELVRQARSAQAAGNLGGANDLLESALAVDPRNREAFVLIADIARAQNLPGKAIRSYGEALKLDPNDLAALRGQGEAMVAKGAMTRAKDNLAKIRTICKAGCAEATTLAATIAKGPPPTPAATPVAAATPPAGETPAKP; from the coding sequence ATGCGGTTCACGACCCTGTCGGCAGCGGGTGCGCTGCTGGTACTGACGGTTTCGAGCAGCCTGAGCGCCCAGCGCCCGGACAGCCAGCTCGATCCGCGTTCGGTGGAACTGGTGCGTCAGGCGCGCAGCGCGCAGGCAGCGGGCAATCTTGGCGGCGCGAACGATCTGCTCGAAAGCGCGCTGGCGGTCGATCCGCGCAACCGCGAGGCATTCGTGCTGATCGCCGACATCGCCCGCGCGCAGAATCTGCCGGGCAAGGCGATCCGCTCCTATGGCGAGGCGCTGAAGCTCGATCCCAACGATCTCGCCGCGCTGCGCGGGCAAGGGGAGGCCATGGTCGCCAAGGGCGCGATGACCCGCGCTAAGGACAATCTCGCCAAGATCAGGACGATCTGCAAGGCGGGTTGCGCGGAGGCGACGACGCTCGCCGCCACCATCGCCAAGGGGCCGCCGCCGACGCCGGCAGCGACGCCGGTTGCCGCGGCCACGCCACCGGCGGGCGAGACGCCGGCCAAGCCCTGA
- a CDS encoding N-succinylarginine dihydrolase, which translates to MLVEINFDGIVGPSHNYAGLSPGNLAATRNRGQVSHPRAAALQGLAKMRANLALGLPQGILLPHARPDHRWLAQLSLRYEQAPPHSQAQALSASPMWAANAATVSPGPDTADGRCHLSVANLVTMPHRSHEWPETLAQLRLAFADPAFAVHGPVPAPFGDEGAANHMRLAGTHDAPGVEIFVYGIAGGPFPARQHPDASAAIARRHLLDPARTLFVQQSEAAIAAGAFHNDVVAVANGRVLFAHEHAFADKERFYDRLRAIMPEVEIVEVPAEQVSLADAIASYLFNAQLVSLPGGETGLVLPGEARDTPAVWNWLQAHVAGNGPIRRLEVVDVRESMANGGGPACLRLRVVADPATIDPRFLVDHAKLDRIAAVIEAQWPDAIDPAAIADPALIARVETARHALLETLGIVELIDSLP; encoded by the coding sequence ATGTTGGTCGAGATCAACTTCGACGGGATCGTCGGCCCCAGCCATAATTATGCCGGGCTGAGCCCCGGCAATCTTGCCGCTACGCGCAATCGCGGCCAGGTCTCCCATCCGCGCGCTGCCGCGTTGCAGGGACTAGCGAAAATGCGTGCGAACCTCGCGCTGGGACTGCCGCAGGGCATCCTGTTGCCGCATGCCCGGCCGGACCATCGCTGGCTCGCACAGCTGAGCCTCCGCTACGAGCAGGCTCCGCCGCACAGCCAGGCGCAGGCGCTGTCCGCCTCGCCGATGTGGGCAGCGAATGCTGCGACCGTCTCGCCCGGTCCGGATACCGCCGACGGGCGGTGCCATCTAAGCGTCGCCAATCTCGTCACCATGCCGCACCGCAGCCATGAATGGCCTGAGACCCTGGCGCAGCTGCGGCTCGCCTTTGCCGACCCCGCCTTTGCGGTGCATGGGCCCGTGCCGGCGCCCTTCGGCGACGAGGGCGCGGCCAACCATATGCGGTTGGCGGGGACGCATGATGCGCCGGGGGTCGAGATATTTGTCTACGGCATTGCGGGCGGCCCCTTCCCCGCCCGCCAGCATCCCGATGCGAGCGCCGCGATCGCACGCCGCCACCTGCTCGATCCCGCCCGCACGCTGTTCGTGCAGCAATCGGAAGCGGCCATCGCCGCAGGCGCCTTCCACAACGATGTCGTGGCAGTGGCCAATGGCCGCGTCCTTTTCGCGCACGAGCACGCCTTTGCGGACAAGGAGCGGTTCTACGACCGCCTGCGCGCCATCATGCCCGAGGTGGAGATTGTCGAGGTGCCCGCAGAGCAGGTCAGTCTTGCGGATGCGATCGCCTCCTATCTGTTCAACGCGCAATTGGTGTCGCTGCCGGGGGGCGAAACCGGCCTCGTCCTGCCGGGCGAAGCCCGCGACACCCCGGCGGTATGGAACTGGCTGCAGGCACATGTCGCCGGTAACGGCCCGATCCGCCGCCTCGAGGTGGTGGATGTCCGCGAGTCGATGGCGAATGGCGGCGGACCGGCCTGCCTGCGGCTGCGCGTCGTCGCCGATCCGGCCACGATCGATCCGCGCTTCCTGGTCGATCATGCCAAGCTCGATCGCATCGCGGCAGTGATCGAAGCGCAGTGGCCAGACGCGATCGACCCGGCCGCCATCGCCGATCCAGCGCTGATCGCCCGCGTCGAAACCGCCCGCCATGCGCTGCTCGAGACGCTCGGCATTGTCGAGTTAATTGACAGTTTACCATAA
- a CDS encoding arginine N-succinyltransferase, which produces MNSFRIRAARDEDLQPLYEMAKLTGGGFTNLPPDKPALRAKLDRSHAAFARTEEDAETDDLFVLILENVETGDVRGTCQIFTRVGMKWPFYSYRIGTVTKHSQELKRTFRAEILSLVNDLEGCSEVGGLFLHPGERAGGLGLLLARARYLFIAQHRARFADRILAELRGVIDEAGGSPFWDGVAGRFFGMNFQQADEFNATHGNQFIADLMPKHPVYTAMLSETARSVIGLPHPSGRAAMRMLENEGFAFESYIDIFDGGPTMTARTDQVKTVREAQHATVAAVLAGGEPALVATGRLANFQAALAQVAPSEGGVAIDPVSAAALGLETGNELLWVAR; this is translated from the coding sequence ATGAACAGCTTCCGCATCCGCGCCGCACGGGACGAGGATCTTCAGCCCCTATACGAGATGGCAAAGCTAACCGGTGGCGGTTTCACGAATTTGCCGCCGGACAAGCCTGCTCTGCGCGCCAAGCTCGACCGCAGCCATGCCGCGTTCGCGCGCACCGAGGAGGATGCCGAGACCGACGATCTGTTCGTGCTCATCCTTGAGAATGTCGAGACCGGCGACGTGCGCGGCACCTGCCAGATCTTCACCCGCGTCGGCATGAAATGGCCCTTCTACAGCTACCGCATCGGCACGGTGACCAAGCACAGTCAGGAACTCAAGCGCACCTTCCGCGCTGAAATCCTCAGCCTCGTGAACGATCTCGAGGGTTGCAGCGAGGTCGGGGGGTTGTTCCTGCACCCGGGCGAGCGCGCCGGTGGACTGGGCCTGTTGCTGGCCCGCGCCCGCTATCTCTTCATCGCCCAACACCGGGCGCGTTTCGCCGACCGCATCCTCGCCGAACTGCGCGGGGTGATCGACGAGGCAGGCGGCTCGCCCTTCTGGGACGGCGTCGCCGGGCGTTTCTTCGGCATGAACTTCCAGCAGGCCGACGAGTTCAACGCGACCCATGGCAACCAGTTCATCGCCGACCTGATGCCCAAGCACCCGGTCTACACCGCAATGCTGTCCGAGACCGCGCGATCGGTGATCGGCCTGCCGCATCCGTCCGGTCGCGCAGCGATGCGGATGCTAGAAAATGAGGGATTTGCCTTCGAAAGCTATATCGACATCTTTGATGGCGGCCCGACGATGACCGCCCGAACTGATCAGGTCAAGACGGTGCGCGAGGCCCAGCACGCGACGGTAGCGGCGGTGCTCGCGGGCGGTGAGCCAGCATTGGTCGCGACCGGCCGGCTCGCGAACTTCCAGGCAGCCCTTGCCCAGGTCGCGCCGAGCGAAGGCGGCGTCGCGATCGATCCGGTATCCGCCGCTGCGCTAGGACTTGAGACCGGCAATGAACTCCTGTGGGTTGCTCGCTGA
- a CDS encoding hydrolase, which translates to MDKLSAIERTAIERAQAAPMLERTLDWTAINSGSRNLGGLATMAGVLADAFSVLPGTLELIAPEPVDTVTPAGLVEPLAHGQHLLLTVRPGAPVQLLFTGHMDTVFAADHPFQRARWLDNGHLNAPGAADMKGGLALLLAALEAIEAVPLGAQLGYTVLINADEETGSLSSRALIARVAQGKAAALTYEPALPDGTLAGARGGTGNFSLVVHGRSAHAGRNPEEGRNALVAAAALAVQLADAKAPGLSVNPARIDGGGPNNVVPDLAILRVNFRPGDAAAIARAQTALDDATAAVSAAYDVHVHLHGSFNRPPKPIDMRAARLFDLVRGAGADLGLPIAWKATGGVCDGNNIAACGVPVVDTMGARGGAIHSTEEFLIPESLPERAALSVLTILRLAERGRP; encoded by the coding sequence ATGGACAAGCTTTCCGCGATCGAACGGACGGCGATCGAGCGTGCCCAGGCCGCGCCGATGCTGGAGAGGACCCTGGACTGGACGGCGATCAACAGCGGCAGCCGCAATCTGGGCGGGCTGGCGACGATGGCTGGTGTATTGGCAGACGCCTTTTCCGTGCTGCCGGGGACGCTGGAGCTGATCGCGCCCGAGCCGGTCGATACGGTCACGCCCGCCGGACTTGTCGAGCCGCTCGCACATGGGCAGCATCTCCTGCTCACCGTGCGCCCCGGCGCGCCCGTTCAACTGCTCTTTACCGGCCATATGGACACGGTGTTCGCCGCCGATCACCCGTTCCAGCGAGCGCGCTGGCTGGACAACGGGCATCTCAACGCCCCGGGCGCGGCGGACATGAAGGGCGGTCTCGCGCTGCTCCTCGCCGCGCTGGAGGCGATCGAAGCCGTCCCGCTCGGCGCGCAACTCGGCTATACCGTGCTGATCAACGCCGACGAGGAGACCGGCTCGCTTTCCTCCCGCGCACTGATCGCCCGCGTGGCGCAAGGAAAGGCGGCGGCGCTTACCTATGAACCCGCGCTCCCGGACGGGACGCTGGCGGGCGCACGCGGCGGCACCGGCAATTTCTCGCTCGTCGTCCACGGTCGCAGCGCCCATGCCGGACGCAATCCCGAGGAGGGTCGCAACGCGCTGGTCGCGGCTGCCGCTCTGGCGGTACAATTGGCGGACGCGAAAGCGCCGGGCCTGTCAGTGAACCCGGCGCGGATCGACGGCGGCGGCCCCAACAACGTCGTGCCCGACCTCGCCATCCTGCGCGTCAATTTCCGCCCGGGCGACGCCGCCGCGATCGCGCGCGCGCAGACGGCTTTGGACGATGCGACCGCGGCCGTCAGCGCCGCCTACGACGTCCATGTCCACCTGCATGGCAGTTTTAACCGCCCGCCCAAACCCATTGATATGCGAGCCGCCCGCCTGTTCGATCTGGTGCGGGGAGCCGGCGCCGATCTTGGGTTGCCGATCGCCTGGAAGGCGACCGGCGGGGTGTGCGACGGTAACAATATTGCCGCCTGCGGCGTACCCGTGGTGGACACCATGGGCGCTCGCGGCGGCGCCATTCATTCGACGGAGGAATTTCTGATCCCCGAAAGCCTGCCCGAGCGCGCTGCGCTCTCGGTTCTGACCATTCTCCGCCTCGCCGAGCGGGGCCGTCCATGA
- a CDS encoding YdiY family protein: MRALLLALPLLLANTEDPPIPPTIKAMLDAAMSSGNEGDVAVIVKYAKTADPASAPLVAKIAGDWRSKRREVAQQALREAHFLQLVKGHVELGGYVTTGNSENIGVTAAAEVKREGIEWRHKLRVQADYQESLGVTTRERYLAAYEPNWKFDSRAYMYGAAQYESDRFSGFGDRISISTGAGYSAIKNSAVKLDVELGPAYRYTRFIGAPSENNIAARGSLDFAWKLSRGMSVTQTASAYLEKDNSTVATKSALLARLIGPLSAQLSYTVQYESAPPIGRVSTDTTSRAALVLDF, translated from the coding sequence ATGCGCGCCCTGCTCCTCGCCCTCCCGCTGCTGCTCGCGAACACCGAGGATCCGCCGATTCCGCCGACGATCAAGGCGATGCTGGATGCGGCGATGAGCTCGGGCAATGAGGGCGACGTTGCCGTGATCGTAAAATATGCCAAAACCGCCGACCCCGCGAGCGCGCCGCTAGTCGCCAAAATCGCCGGAGACTGGCGCTCGAAGCGACGTGAAGTCGCGCAGCAGGCCTTGCGCGAGGCGCATTTCCTGCAGCTGGTGAAAGGCCATGTCGAACTCGGCGGCTATGTGACGACCGGCAATTCCGAGAATATCGGGGTGACCGCCGCCGCGGAAGTGAAGCGCGAAGGCATCGAATGGCGCCACAAGCTGCGCGTCCAGGCCGATTATCAGGAGAGCCTCGGCGTCACCACCCGCGAGCGCTACCTCGCCGCCTATGAGCCAAACTGGAAGTTCGACAGCCGCGCCTATATGTACGGCGCGGCGCAATATGAAAGCGACCGCTTCTCGGGCTTCGGCGATCGTATCTCGATCTCCACGGGTGCCGGCTATAGCGCGATCAAGAATTCTGCGGTGAAGCTCGACGTCGAACTCGGCCCGGCCTATCGCTACACCCGCTTCATCGGCGCGCCGTCGGAAAACAACATTGCGGCGCGCGGTTCGCTCGACTTCGCGTGGAAGCTGTCGCGCGGCATGTCGGTCACCCAGACCGCCTCCGCCTATCTCGAGAAGGACAACAGCACCGTCGCCACCAAATCGGCGCTGCTGGCGCGGCTGATCGGTCCCTTGTCCGCGCAGCTCAGCTACACGGTGCAATATGAAAGCGCGCCCCCGATCGGCCGCGTCAGCACCGATACGACCAGCAGGGCGGCGCTCGTTCTCGACTTCTGA